In the Aster yellows witches'-broom phytoplasma AYWB genome, TTAAAGCCCAATAAATTTTGGTAATTTTTCTTTGTTGGAACGCAATTTGTAGTTTGTCGCTTACATCATTAGTTTTAGCAACAATTAATAAACCAGTAGTATTTTTATCAAGTCTATGAACGATACCAGGCCTTTGGGTATCTATATGACTTAAAGTGTTAAATTGGTGTAACAATCCATTAACTAAGGTTGTTTTTTGAAAACTTAAAGAAGGATGCACTACCAAATTGGCAGGTTTATTGATAACTGCTAAATAAGGATCTTCATAAATGATGTCTAAATTAAGATTTTGAGGAGTTTGTAAATTAATAGATTCGTGAGTTTGAGGGATGATAACTGTAATGAGGTCTTGGGGCTTTAACAAATAACTTTTTTTAGAAGATTTGGTGTTGACCAAAACTTGTTGTGCCAAAATTAATTTTTGACATTGACTTTTATTTAAATTAATGTGAGCGGATAAAAAATGATCCAAACGTTGAAATGCCTCACTGGCAGAAATAAGAAACTCTTTTTTTTCATTCATGCAAAAGGCCTTGTTTTCTAAAAGTTAAAAAATGCAGTAAAAAGGTTGGGTTAAAAAATAAAGACAAAATATTCAAAAGATTAAAAAATTAAGAAAAAGCATTAGTGATAAAATTAAATTATCATAACGAACACCAACTCTAAGAAAGTTTAAAATTGGTGTTAATTGTAAAGATATTTTTGTTTTTTGTAAAAAAGCTGTTTTTAGAAATGAAAAAAATAGATTAGATTTAAGTTTGTTCGGAGTCTGTTGACAAAACTTCTGGAGAAGCTTTTTCATTATTGTTTGGATTTGATTCATTTGATTCTTGGTTGTCTAAATTGGTTGTTATTTCTAATTCATCATTTAAAGGAGTTTTATCAGTGTTAGTTGTTTCATTGTTGGAAGACATTTGAGAAGTTGTTTGGGTTGGGGCGTTGGTTTCTTCTTTTTCTTTTTCCCACCAAGCAATTTTTCCCGTAGCTACAATTTCGTCAATATCTCTTTTATTAAGGGTTTCTATTTCAAGTAAATATTTGGCGATTGTGTCAAGCAAATCTTGATTTTCTTGAATAATTTGTTTGGCTTGTTGATAACAATTAGCAATAATTTTTTGAATTTGTTGATCAATTTCTAAACCTTTAGGATCAGAAAAATCATTTTGAAAAGTGTTTCCTGAATATTGCACTGGTCCTAAATCACTCATTCCATATTTAGTTACCATCAGTTTAGCTATTTGTGTAGCGTGTTTAAAATCGTTATAAGCACCATTAGAAACGTCATCAAACATTAATTCTTCAGCGACACGTCCGCCAAGAAAGGAAGTAATTTGGGCTAATAGGGCTTTTTTAGAAGAAAAGAAAGTTTCTTCTTGAGGAAGCATTAAGTTGTATCCGCCTGCATTTCCACGTGGAAT is a window encoding:
- a CDS encoding RluA family pseudouridine synthase, which encodes MNEKKEFLISASEAFQRLDHFLSAHINLNKSQCQKLILAQQVLVNTKSSKKSYLLKPQDLITVIIPQTHESINLQTPQNLNLDIIYEDPYLAVINKPANLVVHPSLSFQKTTLVNGLLHQFNTLSHIDTQRPGIVHRLDKNTTGLLIVAKTNDVSDKLQIAFQQRKITKIYWALIEGFLEDKGIIKLPIGRNNHNRLKMQVMPDGKTAVTHFKTLQRFSHFSLMECNLETGRTHQLRAHFSFLKHPIVGDLLYDSSHHITPLGQFLHSKILKFNHPITNQNLILEAPLPTNFEKLLKTFTDSNCIF